The following proteins come from a genomic window of Hymenobacter canadensis:
- a CDS encoding DMT family transporter: protein MLTPGVRYMLLSTLAFALLNVCVKMLPHLPPLEIIFFRSVLSLALSYGALRQLRVRPWGEPGTRFYLVSRGATGALGLALYFYTLQVLPLASAVTLQYLAPIFTAILGIFLVKEQVRPWQWVFFLVSFAGVVVVKGVDTRIAPLYLALSVASGLCAGLAYNAIRRLGNRAHPLVTVLYSQLVVLPFCAAYCLLRWTTPVGWHDWGLLLLIGLLTQVSQVYKTKAYQAGSLASISSLDYLGLVYALGLGYTFFGETFGLPSYLGMALVLLGVALNAAYAYRQARRPLPVVEEIAA, encoded by the coding sequence ATGCTCACGCCCGGCGTCCGTTACATGCTGCTCAGCACCCTGGCATTTGCGCTACTGAATGTGTGCGTGAAGATGCTGCCCCACCTGCCGCCACTGGAAATTATTTTCTTCCGGTCAGTGCTGTCGTTGGCGCTCAGCTACGGCGCGCTACGGCAGCTGCGGGTGCGGCCCTGGGGCGAGCCGGGCACGCGCTTCTACCTGGTTTCGCGCGGCGCGACAGGGGCTTTGGGGCTGGCGCTGTACTTCTACACCCTGCAAGTGCTGCCACTGGCCTCGGCCGTTACGCTGCAGTACCTGGCCCCGATATTCACGGCTATTCTGGGAATTTTTCTGGTGAAGGAGCAGGTGCGGCCCTGGCAGTGGGTGTTTTTCCTGGTGTCGTTTGCGGGCGTGGTGGTGGTGAAAGGCGTGGATACACGCATCGCGCCGCTGTATCTGGCCCTGAGCGTGGCCTCCGGGCTGTGCGCCGGGCTGGCCTACAATGCCATCCGCCGCCTCGGCAACCGCGCCCACCCGCTCGTGACGGTGCTCTACTCGCAGCTGGTGGTGCTGCCGTTCTGCGCTGCCTACTGCCTGCTGCGCTGGACCACGCCCGTCGGCTGGCACGACTGGGGTTTGCTGCTGCTCATCGGCCTGCTCACGCAAGTGTCGCAGGTGTACAAAACCAAGGCTTACCAGGCCGGCTCGCTGGCCTCCATCAGCAGCCTCGACTACCTGGGGCTGGTGTACGCGCTGGGGCTGGGCTACACGTTCTTCGGCGAAACCTTCGGCCTTCCCTCCTACCTGGGCATGGCGCTGGTGCTGCTGGGCGTGGCCCTGAACGCCGCTTACGCCTACCGGCAGGCCCGGCGGCCATTGCCGGTGGTGGAAGAAATAGCCGCGTAG
- a CDS encoding regulatory protein RecX, which translates to MNSFEKKKKFYTPAEALQKIAAFCAYQERNQKEVESKLREYGLDEDEAGEIIIKLSRENLLDEERFAKAYVRGHYRTKKWGRRRIVQELKQKGISDYCIKSGLKEIDGDEYYQNLVDVLEKKDRQEKERNPRLRRQKIQLFLTGKGFEQDLIKMALDDLGKAPEEDDDE; encoded by the coding sequence ATGAACTCCTTCGAGAAGAAAAAGAAATTCTACACCCCCGCCGAGGCTCTGCAGAAGATTGCCGCCTTCTGCGCCTACCAGGAGCGCAACCAGAAAGAGGTGGAAAGCAAGCTGCGCGAGTACGGCCTCGACGAAGATGAGGCCGGCGAAATTATCATCAAACTAAGCCGCGAAAATCTGCTCGACGAGGAGCGCTTCGCCAAAGCCTACGTGCGCGGCCACTACCGCACCAAGAAGTGGGGCCGCCGCCGCATTGTGCAGGAGCTGAAGCAAAAGGGTATTTCCGACTACTGCATCAAGTCGGGCCTCAAGGAAATCGACGGCGACGAGTACTACCAGAACCTGGTGGACGTGCTGGAAAAAAAGGACCGCCAGGAAAAGGAGCGCAACCCGCGCCTGCGCCGCCAGAAAATTCAGCTCTTCCTCACCGGCAAAGGCTTCGAGCAGGACCTGATAAAAATGGCCCTCGACGACCTGGGCAAAGCTCCGGAAGAGGACGACGACGAATAG
- a CDS encoding DUF4230 domain-containing protein produces MSLPLLIRRLLPLLFLLGLGWFLWTKIGPALSELENPLNPTPRVTVTHNTVLQKVESLGRLELVRYQFKDVVEYKKSTYRFLPDAKVALIVAGNAIGCLDLRKVRAQDVVFEGDSVVRVALPAAELCTWQVDHSQSRVFSVENGFFQDAELVDAGYKYAEANVRRAALQSGILAQTEQNAQQILRPMLETMTGRRVVLTKQMQNPLRPAQR; encoded by the coding sequence ATGTCGCTGCCCCTCCTGATTCGCCGTTTGCTGCCGCTGTTGTTTCTGCTGGGGCTGGGCTGGTTTCTCTGGACGAAAATCGGCCCGGCCCTCAGCGAGCTGGAAAACCCGCTCAACCCCACACCACGCGTCACAGTCACGCACAACACGGTGCTGCAGAAAGTGGAAAGCCTGGGCCGGCTGGAGCTGGTGCGCTACCAGTTCAAGGACGTGGTGGAGTACAAGAAAAGCACCTACCGCTTTCTGCCCGACGCCAAAGTGGCCCTCATTGTGGCCGGCAACGCCATCGGCTGCCTGGATCTGCGCAAGGTGCGCGCCCAAGACGTAGTGTTTGAAGGCGACTCGGTGGTGCGGGTGGCGCTGCCCGCCGCCGAGCTGTGCACCTGGCAGGTAGACCACAGCCAGAGCCGCGTATTCAGCGTGGAAAACGGCTTTTTTCAGGATGCCGAGCTGGTGGATGCCGGCTACAAGTACGCCGAAGCCAACGTGCGCCGCGCCGCCCTGCAATCGGGCATTCTGGCCCAGACCGAGCAGAACGCCCAGCAGATCCTGCGCCCCATGCTCGAAACCATGACCGGCCGCCGCGTGGTGCTCACCAAGCAAATGCAGAACCCGCTACGGCCGGCGCAACGGTAG
- a CDS encoding 1-aminocyclopropane-1-carboxylate deaminase/D-cysteine desulfhydrase has translation MLLQEIPTDYNARLLLLRDDLAHPELPGNKWRKLKYNLAEAQRQGHHTLLTFGGAFSNHIAAVAAAGRITGLRTIGLIRGEETAPLNPTLARAAADGMALRYLSREAYRRKAEPDFLRELLRETGPAYVVPEGGSNALALPGCAELVTELQAETDFDYLCVACGTGGTLAGLLTGLAPHQQAVGVAALKNGGFLRGEIDTLTQAATGRTFPNYDLRTDYHLGGYARFSPELLRFIQEFEARHGVLLDPIYTGKLLWGVLDLLRQNYFRPGSTVVAVHTGGLQGWAGFRQRFGALSAWWPAGH, from the coding sequence ATGCTCCTCCAGGAAATCCCCACCGACTACAACGCCCGCCTGCTTCTCCTGCGCGACGACCTTGCGCACCCGGAGCTACCCGGCAACAAGTGGCGCAAGCTGAAGTACAACCTCGCGGAAGCCCAGCGACAGGGCCATCATACGCTGCTGACTTTTGGTGGGGCCTTTTCCAACCACATTGCCGCCGTGGCCGCCGCCGGCCGCATCACCGGCCTGCGCACCATTGGCCTCATTCGGGGCGAAGAAACCGCGCCCCTCAACCCCACCCTGGCTCGCGCCGCCGCCGATGGCATGGCGCTGCGTTACCTCAGCCGCGAAGCCTACCGCCGCAAAGCCGAGCCGGATTTCCTGCGGGAGTTACTCCGGGAAACCGGCCCGGCCTACGTGGTGCCGGAGGGCGGCTCCAACGCGCTGGCCCTGCCCGGCTGCGCCGAGCTGGTGACGGAGCTGCAGGCGGAAACCGACTTCGACTACCTGTGCGTGGCCTGCGGCACGGGCGGCACGCTGGCCGGGCTGCTCACGGGCCTGGCGCCGCACCAGCAGGCCGTTGGCGTGGCGGCTTTGAAGAACGGTGGCTTTCTGCGCGGTGAAATAGACACCCTCACGCAAGCCGCCACCGGCCGCACCTTCCCCAACTACGACCTGCGCACCGACTACCACCTGGGTGGCTACGCGCGGTTTTCGCCGGAGCTGCTGCGCTTCATCCAGGAATTTGAGGCCCGCCACGGCGTGCTTCTGGACCCTATTTACACCGGCAAGCTGCTGTGGGGCGTGCTGGATTTGCTGCGGCAGAACTATTTCCGGCCGGGCAGCACGGTGGTGGCGGTGCACACCGGCGGCCTGCAGGGCTGGGCAGGCTTCCGGCAGCGGTTCGGGGCCCTTAGCGCGTGGTGGCCGGCTGGGCACTAG
- a CDS encoding YfhO family protein translates to MTTVFSAPAVAPVAVPLWRRVLPHLAAVLVFLALAVLYFSPIVFDGKTLSQHDIVQFNGGAHEAQMYREATDKEALWTNSMFSGMPTYLISTRFPGDLSIYLQKIFTLGLPAVVANLFLALVCGYVLFVALGLSPVVSGVGAIALGFTSYNLVILAAGHNTKSLALAYAPVVLAGLLVAFRRNKWLGTGLFAVGLAMNIRANHLQITYYLLLLVLVFGVVELVYAAREKRLPDFLSRTALLGVAALLAVGVSFGRLYTTIEYGKYSIRGKSELTTPPPTAPGQPAAAPASGDDAVGGSGLDRDYAFGWSYGVGETITLLVPNFYGGASQTKLSDDSATGQALTGLGVPTGQLSEYLKAMPTYWGDQPVTSGPVYVGAIVCFLFVLGLFVADRRTRLWLLVGTILSIVLAWGKNFETFNYLMFDYFPGYNKFRSVSMALVIAQLAMPLLAVLALARVLRSRAAGLPVAGASTHPSLAALAGATTTDAPETADLKRKLLLAGGITVGVCLLALVIGLGADFSSPIDAQLQQQGFPLDALRQDRASLLRSDVFRSIIFIALAFGALWFYLQRKVSAGMAAALVGLLTLVDLWGVDKRYLNDNNFQRETIAQQFVPTAADQQILQDKDKSYRVLNTANPFNEANTSYFHKSIGGYHGAKLRRYQDLIDRQISQNNTQVLSMLNTRYVILPGQPGQQGQPSQPEQVQRNPGALGNAWFVNEIQKVQTPDQEIAALSNLSVATAAVVDVAKFPLAKTSFSAPGSTITLTDYSPDALKYRATATADAFAVFSEIYYADGWNAYLDGKLVPHVRANYVLRAMPVPAGTHTIEFKFEPTEYAIGNTVSLVSSVLLIVVLLGLVVYTVRQPETAPAVV, encoded by the coding sequence ATGACGACTGTTTTCTCTGCGCCGGCCGTGGCGCCTGTTGCGGTGCCGCTGTGGCGGCGGGTGCTGCCCCACTTGGCGGCGGTGCTGGTGTTTCTGGCGTTGGCCGTGCTATACTTCTCCCCCATCGTGTTCGATGGCAAGACGCTCAGCCAGCACGACATCGTGCAGTTCAACGGCGGGGCCCACGAGGCACAGATGTACCGCGAGGCCACTGATAAGGAGGCGCTCTGGACCAATTCCATGTTCTCGGGAATGCCGACCTACCTGATCAGCACGCGCTTCCCCGGCGATTTGAGCATCTATCTGCAGAAGATTTTCACGCTGGGGCTGCCGGCGGTGGTGGCCAACCTGTTTCTGGCGCTGGTGTGCGGCTACGTGCTGTTTGTGGCGCTGGGCCTCTCGCCGGTGGTGAGCGGCGTGGGCGCCATTGCCCTGGGCTTCACCAGCTACAACCTCGTGATTCTGGCCGCCGGCCACAACACCAAGAGCCTGGCCCTGGCCTACGCGCCGGTGGTGCTGGCAGGGCTGCTGGTGGCATTCCGGCGTAATAAGTGGCTGGGAACGGGCCTATTTGCGGTGGGTCTGGCCATGAACATCCGCGCCAACCACCTGCAGATTACCTACTACCTGCTGCTGCTGGTGCTGGTGTTTGGGGTGGTGGAGCTGGTGTACGCGGCCCGCGAAAAGCGTTTGCCCGACTTCCTGAGCCGCACGGCCCTGCTGGGCGTGGCGGCGCTGCTAGCCGTGGGCGTGAGCTTTGGTCGCCTCTACACCACCATCGAATACGGCAAGTACAGCATCCGCGGCAAGTCGGAGCTGACGACGCCCCCGCCTACCGCGCCCGGCCAGCCCGCCGCGGCTCCCGCTTCCGGCGACGATGCCGTCGGCGGATCCGGCCTCGACCGGGACTACGCCTTCGGGTGGAGCTACGGCGTGGGCGAAACCATCACGCTACTGGTACCCAACTTCTACGGCGGCGCCTCCCAGACCAAGCTTTCTGATGATTCAGCCACCGGCCAGGCTTTAACTGGACTGGGCGTACCTACCGGGCAGCTGTCGGAGTACCTCAAGGCCATGCCTACTTACTGGGGCGACCAGCCCGTGACGAGCGGGCCGGTGTACGTGGGCGCCATCGTGTGCTTCCTGTTTGTGCTGGGCTTGTTCGTGGCCGACCGCCGCACGCGCCTGTGGCTGCTGGTGGGCACTATCCTGTCCATCGTGCTGGCCTGGGGCAAGAACTTCGAGACATTCAACTACCTGATGTTCGACTACTTCCCGGGCTACAACAAGTTCCGCTCGGTGAGCATGGCCCTGGTAATTGCGCAGCTGGCCATGCCGCTGCTGGCCGTGCTGGCTTTGGCCCGCGTGCTGCGGAGCCGCGCCGCCGGGCTGCCGGTAGCCGGCGCCAGCACCCACCCCAGCCTGGCCGCCCTGGCCGGCGCCACCACCACCGACGCCCCCGAAACTGCCGACCTCAAGCGCAAGCTGCTGCTGGCTGGCGGCATTACGGTGGGCGTGTGCCTGCTGGCCCTAGTGATCGGGCTGGGTGCCGATTTCTCGTCGCCGATTGATGCGCAGCTGCAGCAGCAGGGCTTCCCGCTGGACGCGCTGCGCCAGGACCGGGCCTCTTTGCTGCGCTCCGACGTGTTCCGCTCGATCATCTTCATTGCCCTGGCTTTCGGGGCGCTGTGGTTCTATCTGCAGCGCAAGGTGTCGGCCGGCATGGCAGCGGCGCTGGTAGGGTTGCTCACGCTGGTGGATTTGTGGGGCGTGGATAAGCGCTACCTCAACGACAACAACTTCCAGCGCGAAACCATCGCCCAGCAGTTTGTGCCCACGGCCGCCGACCAACAGATTCTGCAGGATAAGGACAAGAGCTACCGGGTGCTGAACACGGCCAACCCGTTCAACGAGGCTAACACCTCGTACTTCCACAAGAGCATCGGGGGCTACCACGGCGCCAAGCTGCGCCGCTACCAGGATTTGATTGACCGGCAGATTTCGCAGAACAACACCCAGGTGCTGAGCATGCTGAACACGCGCTACGTGATTCTGCCCGGCCAGCCCGGCCAACAGGGCCAACCCAGCCAGCCCGAACAGGTGCAGCGCAACCCCGGCGCGCTGGGCAACGCGTGGTTCGTCAACGAAATCCAGAAAGTACAGACGCCCGACCAGGAAATTGCGGCCCTCAGCAACCTGAGCGTGGCTACCGCCGCAGTAGTGGACGTGGCCAAATTCCCGCTCGCCAAAACCAGCTTCAGCGCGCCCGGCTCCACCATCACCCTGACCGACTACTCGCCCGACGCCCTGAAATACCGCGCTACGGCCACCGCCGATGCCTTTGCGGTGTTCTCGGAAATCTACTACGCCGACGGCTGGAACGCCTACCTTGACGGCAAGCTGGTACCGCACGTGCGGGCCAACTACGTGCTGCGCGCCATGCCCGTGCCGGCCGGCACCCACACCATCGAGTTCAAGTTTGAGCCCACGGAATACGCCATCGGCAACACCGTGTCGCTGGTGTCGTCGGTGCTGCTGATTGTGGTGCTGCTGGGCTTGGTGGTGTACACCGTGCGGCAGCCGGAAACAGCCCCGGCGGTGGTGTAA
- a CDS encoding EamA family transporter gives MKLSRHHLAALAAFLIWGFFPIPLRWLHGYASGQILFFRILISLLVLLLIHGLGRRAAVRAVWQQWQAAPVAERRAVAVSTGLGGVLLTSNWLLFIYVVNQVSVQAGSFAYLICPILTALLGFVLLREKLRPNQWAAIALSALSCALLGAGDLRTVGMSLVVAFTYAFYLITQRRLQGYDRLVLLTVQLTLAAALILPLAPLLGAQPLAGLHDTHLLLVATLLSVVFTVLPLFLNLYALNVLPSGTVGILMYLNPIVSFALAFWYFGEAATAVQGVAYGVILASVVLYNWPAKRSVSV, from the coding sequence TTGAAACTTTCCCGTCATCATCTGGCCGCTCTGGCCGCCTTTCTTATCTGGGGCTTCTTCCCGATTCCGCTGCGGTGGCTGCACGGCTACGCCAGCGGGCAGATCCTGTTTTTCCGCATCCTGATTTCCTTGCTGGTGCTGTTGCTCATTCATGGGCTGGGGCGGCGGGCGGCGGTGCGGGCCGTGTGGCAGCAGTGGCAGGCGGCCCCGGTGGCGGAGCGCCGCGCGGTGGCTGTCAGCACGGGGCTGGGCGGCGTGCTGCTGACTTCCAACTGGCTGCTCTTTATCTATGTGGTGAACCAGGTGAGCGTGCAGGCCGGCTCGTTTGCCTACCTGATCTGCCCCATCCTGACGGCGCTGCTGGGCTTTGTGCTGCTGCGCGAAAAGCTGCGGCCCAACCAATGGGCGGCCATTGCGCTGAGCGCCCTGAGCTGCGCGTTGCTGGGCGCCGGCGACCTGCGCACGGTGGGCATGAGTTTGGTGGTGGCCTTCACCTACGCCTTCTACCTCATCACGCAGCGCCGCCTGCAGGGCTACGACCGGCTGGTGCTGCTAACGGTGCAGCTTACCCTGGCCGCCGCCCTGATTCTGCCGCTGGCCCCGCTGCTGGGCGCCCAGCCCCTGGCCGGCCTGCACGATACGCACCTGCTGCTGGTAGCGACGCTGCTGAGCGTGGTGTTTACGGTGCTGCCGCTGTTTCTGAACCTATACGCCCTGAACGTGCTGCCCTCGGGCACGGTGGGCATCCTGATGTATCTGAATCCGATTGTGAGCTTCGCGCTGGCGTTCTGGTATTTCGGGGAGGCCGCCACGGCGGTGCAGGGCGTGGCCTACGGCGTGATTCTGGCGTCGGTGGTGCTGTACAACTGGCCGGCGAAGCGGAGCGTTAGCGTCTAG